The Luteitalea sp. DNA window ATCGCCGCCGACATGGACGCAGCGGGCGGCTGCAGGCCGGCCCCGGCGGCGTCGGCCAGCGCGCGGCCGCGTGTGAGATGCCAGCCCGCGCCCGCAATCGGGGCGGCGAGTGACGCTTGGATGAATCGTCGTCGAGATCATGTCATGACCCTGCTGGTTGGTCCACGAGCGCATCCGCCGCCGCCGACCCGTTCGGCGCCGTCGGGCGCTCGCCGGCCGGAAGCGACCCGCTACAGAGGAGCGCGATAGCCAGAACCAACGGTGGCAGGCGGAAAGGCATTCGGAAATCGTGTCGTCCGACTTCTGTTGACAACGCAAGAAAGCTTAGAGGAGCGGACGCCAATGGTCAACGCCCTGCCCGCACGCCCTGCCCGCACGAATGAGCGACGCGGGAAACTTGATACAGTGAGTCGAACTTCCCGCTCTCAGGGGCTTGAGTCGTATGATGCGCGACCCCATCCTGGATTCGGCCGACGAGTCGATCCATACGCTGCGGACGAGGGCGCCCGGTCCCAGCGGTCGCCTGTCGCTCCAGCCGGATCAACTGAGCGCAATGGCCAGCGGCGATCTCTTCGGCTGGACGCAGAACGCCGGCATGGGCTGGAATCCGGCCGGGCTGCTCGGCAAGCCATTTCTGATCCTCAGCACCCAAGGCGGCATACGGGCGCCAGACGGTGCGCCCATCGCGCTCGGCTACCACCCGGGGCATTGGGAGGTCAGCCCGCTGATGGAGGAGGCGGCGCGCACGCTCGCGGCCACGGAAGCGGTACCCTTTGCCGCGTACGTCAGCGACCCCTGCGACGGGCGGACCAACGGCACGGCCGGCATGCTCGACAGCCTGCCGTATCGCA harbors:
- a CDS encoding tyrosine-type recombinase/integrase, encoding MVNALPARPARTNERRGKLDTVSRTSRSQGLESYDARPHPGFGRRVDPYAADEGARSQRSPVAPAGSTERNGQRRSLRLDAERRHGLESGRAARQAISDPQHPRRHTGARRCAHRARLPPGALGGQPADGGGGAHARGHGSGTLCRVRQRPLRRADQRHGRHARQPAVSQRCRRRERAIFVFENRRGAGSIAHRGKKAAAILCRPLSFEFQAHDLRRTAATRMAEAGVPRDHIAKVLNHLEGGPAATRVYDRYAYDAEKRDALERWARRLTAIVEGTTRKVVHIAR